From a region of the Toxorhynchites rutilus septentrionalis strain SRP unplaced genomic scaffold, ASM2978413v1 HiC_scaffold_190, whole genome shotgun sequence genome:
- the LOC129781720 gene encoding GATA-binding factor C-like yields the protein MKKEGIQTRNRKLTAKSKKRKSTPGYSFSFGDLMNPLDHNKSFPGGFPTSMGQHAHLSSGLHPAHSHMHSGWYTTGLGSLGTSSSLQNGFSSTAPLGTGAVAHPQSYHLGLNSMSWRSEYT from the exons ATGAAAAAGGAAGGTATCCAGACGAGGAACCGCAAGCTAACGGCCAAGTCGAAGAAACGAAAATCGACGCCCGGCTACAGCTTCTCCTTCGGAGATCTCATGAACCCGCTGGACCACAACAAATCTTTCCCCGGGGGCTTCCCCACATCAATGG GACAACACGCTCATCTCTCCAGTGGACTCCACCCCGCCCATTCGCACATGCACAGCGGTTGGTACACAACCGGTCTCGGATCGCTCGGTACCTCCAGTAGCCTGCAGAATGGCTTCAGCAGTACAGCCCCACTGGGAACCGGAGCCGTAGCGCATCCCCAATCGTACCACCTCGGATTAAACTCGATG AGCTGGCGATCCGAATACACGTGA